One genomic segment of Micromonospora sp. WMMC415 includes these proteins:
- a CDS encoding TIR domain-containing protein produces MPKDKFDAFVSYSHALDGKLAPVVQGELERFAKPWYRMRALRVFRDAANLSASPGLWSAIERALASSEWFVLMASPEAARSEWVNREVAWWVANRSPNRLLLAVTSGDFVWDKDVGDVDFKTSTAVPPALRGVLAEEPRWIDLRWLRDADLADASNPRLRESVTELGSAIRDMPKDLLIGEHVRRHRQAMRHARLAIGSLATLLVFLLAATVYAVIQSEEAQSQTRTATAQLLAATAIAEMEVQADRAQLLAVEGYRMQRNPRTAAALLDVLTASPHLVRQVPVGATVTAVSGSADGNTVVAGTDDGRLLRWRLDTWTLDEIRLGHDEILSVAISADGGTTLAVDGTVAVTWKATGPSSPLSFEAKGAVSIAVSPSGALAAMIVKNGNGADLAVALYDPATGSRIRATRSRKYWSDVGMPNESTVILAGGTGAWERMRTSDLSVSSYSDDTTTPAGDYAGGGSAEASYFGYIKYRQVVLQVNNNTSSGEIKGAEVPVAQPELLTIRNDGKYVAASGGGTLWIASTADDPGAPIQLTGSGRIDAMAFVGNSTKLVSAAADSLALWDISQHSRLSRASWVDVPEVANVGPPPRIAVTRDGKRVAVLGGNSDVGAVHTLDDSLVRSEPILPFYVEHNRIPLWSADGKWLWLVGAGGATRVLLGSGPDVGVWPAASDAGILAAGVSADGRRAVFVEAGGGLQVRRTSDGAVLKQTPGAPENPSLANGLSSADLTVAAAVSADARNAAVVQSDTTRRVVVTDVESLRSHELAGPPAQAVTFGEGYLLVVRENGDLEVWDQEGTARQRTVAGDAGYAVAIAVVPGTGLVVRLRSDGRAVVIDIPSGVVLGSLQLPPMTRGSTASPWHATSMVGAAGTVELLTATSGGSLVRWPMNDHVWLQIACQTAGRNLTVSEWRSVAAIDPPEDLSCGRPLD; encoded by the coding sequence GTGCCGAAAGACAAGTTTGACGCGTTTGTCTCGTACAGCCATGCGCTCGACGGAAAGCTCGCCCCCGTTGTGCAAGGTGAGCTTGAGCGATTCGCAAAGCCCTGGTATCGAATGCGCGCACTACGCGTCTTCAGGGATGCTGCCAACCTATCCGCATCGCCGGGTCTGTGGTCTGCCATCGAACGTGCGCTGGCTTCATCCGAGTGGTTCGTGCTAATGGCCTCGCCAGAAGCCGCACGCTCCGAGTGGGTCAACCGGGAGGTGGCCTGGTGGGTGGCAAACCGTTCACCCAATCGGCTGCTCCTAGCGGTAACCAGCGGCGATTTCGTCTGGGACAAGGACGTAGGGGATGTGGATTTCAAGACGAGTACCGCCGTCCCGCCCGCGCTTCGGGGTGTGTTGGCTGAGGAGCCGCGTTGGATTGACCTACGATGGCTGCGTGATGCCGACCTGGCAGACGCCTCGAATCCGCGCTTGCGTGAGAGTGTTACGGAGCTAGGGTCGGCTATCCGAGACATGCCGAAGGACCTCCTCATCGGCGAGCACGTGAGAAGGCACCGGCAGGCGATGCGGCATGCGCGGTTGGCGATAGGAAGCCTGGCCACCCTGCTTGTGTTCCTTCTTGCCGCGACAGTTTACGCCGTCATCCAGAGTGAGGAGGCACAGAGCCAGACCCGAACTGCGACGGCTCAGCTGCTCGCCGCCACGGCCATTGCCGAAATGGAGGTACAGGCCGACCGCGCACAGCTCCTCGCCGTCGAAGGCTACCGGATGCAGCGCAATCCCCGCACCGCAGCCGCGTTATTGGACGTTTTGACAGCAAGCCCTCACCTTGTACGGCAGGTGCCAGTGGGCGCAACGGTCACGGCTGTATCCGGATCGGCCGATGGAAACACGGTTGTTGCCGGCACCGACGATGGTCGCCTCCTCCGATGGAGGCTGGATACCTGGACGTTGGATGAGATTCGGCTAGGCCACGATGAGATCCTCAGTGTCGCGATCAGTGCGGACGGCGGCACCACATTAGCTGTAGATGGGACAGTTGCGGTAACGTGGAAGGCCACCGGCCCTTCTTCTCCCTTGAGTTTCGAAGCCAAGGGTGCGGTTTCCATTGCAGTGTCACCATCAGGCGCATTAGCAGCGATGATCGTGAAAAATGGCAACGGTGCTGACCTGGCCGTGGCCCTATATGACCCGGCCACCGGTAGCCGCATACGCGCCACACGATCGCGCAAATATTGGTCTGACGTCGGGATGCCGAACGAGTCGACGGTCATCCTTGCCGGCGGTACAGGCGCTTGGGAGCGTATGCGTACCAGCGACCTGTCTGTGTCGTCATACTCGGATGACACCACCACTCCAGCCGGTGACTACGCTGGTGGCGGATCGGCGGAGGCGTCCTACTTCGGATACATCAAGTACCGACAGGTAGTCCTTCAAGTCAACAACAACACCTCCTCTGGCGAGATCAAGGGCGCTGAAGTGCCGGTTGCCCAGCCAGAACTGCTCACGATCCGAAACGATGGCAAGTACGTGGCAGCCTCGGGTGGCGGAACACTTTGGATCGCCAGTACGGCTGATGATCCTGGCGCGCCGATTCAGTTGACAGGTAGCGGCCGGATCGACGCTATGGCATTTGTCGGCAACTCGACCAAGCTAGTGTCGGCGGCGGCCGACTCCCTCGCGTTGTGGGATATCAGCCAGCATTCGCGCTTGAGCCGCGCATCGTGGGTCGACGTTCCAGAGGTTGCTAACGTCGGACCCCCGCCACGCATTGCTGTGACGCGCGATGGCAAACGCGTCGCCGTGCTAGGCGGAAACTCTGATGTAGGTGCCGTCCATACGCTAGACGACTCGTTGGTGCGTAGCGAGCCTATCCTTCCCTTCTACGTTGAGCACAATCGAATCCCGCTGTGGAGCGCCGACGGAAAATGGCTCTGGCTGGTTGGGGCGGGTGGGGCGACCCGCGTTCTCCTAGGCTCCGGACCCGATGTTGGCGTTTGGCCCGCGGCGAGCGATGCGGGCATTCTAGCTGCGGGTGTATCCGCCGATGGCCGTCGGGCTGTCTTCGTCGAGGCCGGTGGTGGGCTGCAGGTGCGTCGCACCTCCGACGGCGCGGTGCTTAAGCAGACGCCCGGTGCACCGGAGAATCCCTCTTTAGCTAATGGTTTGAGCAGTGCTGATCTAACCGTAGCGGCTGCCGTGAGCGCGGACGCGCGGAACGCCGCGGTGGTTCAGTCTGATACGACCCGACGTGTCGTTGTAACTGACGTTGAATCGCTTCGCTCTCACGAACTGGCCGGTCCGCCCGCCCAAGCCGTCACCTTCGGCGAGGGCTACCTTTTGGTGGTGCGCGAGAACGGCGATCTTGAGGTGTGGGATCAGGAGGGAACGGCGAGGCAGCGTACGGTGGCAGGCGATGCCGGGTATGCAGTAGCAATTGCGGTGGTGCCTGGCACGGGGCTAGTAGTTCGCCTGCGTTCGGACGGGCGAGCAGTAGTGATCGACATCCCATCTGGTGTCGTGCTCGGGTCCTTGCAGTTGCCGCCGATGACGCGAGGCTCAACAGCCAGTCCATGGCACGCGACTTCCATGGTCGGCGCCGCAGGCACTGTTGAACTGCTGACCGCGACTTCAGGTGGCAGCCTCGTCCGATGGCCGATGAACGATCATGTATGGCTGCAGATCGCTTGTCAGACAGCAGGTCGGAACCTGACGGTGTCTGAATGGCGATCCGTTGCAGCCATCGATCCGCCTGAGGACTTGTCATGTGGCCGCCCGCTGGACTGA
- a CDS encoding transposase — protein sequence MTLSIADIGLGEDGLMGSASSPRADRPKRRTFTPEYKLAIVAEYDALTEAGARGALLRREGLYHSHIIEWRRARDAGTLSGPAPRPGRRPGKTAEQVENERLRRENERLQAELAKTRAALDVVGNAHALLGLLSESAEQTRDGRPRR from the coding sequence GTGACCTTGAGCATCGCTGACATCGGCTTGGGCGAGGATGGGCTGATGGGTTCAGCCTCCTCACCGCGGGCGGACCGGCCGAAGCGCCGGACGTTCACACCTGAGTACAAGCTCGCCATCGTGGCCGAGTACGACGCGTTGACCGAGGCCGGCGCGCGGGGTGCGCTGCTGCGCCGCGAAGGGCTGTACCACTCACACATCATCGAGTGGCGTCGCGCCCGCGACGCCGGAACCCTTTCCGGGCCGGCACCGAGGCCGGGCCGCCGGCCTGGCAAGACTGCTGAGCAGGTGGAGAACGAACGGCTGCGGCGGGAGAACGAACGCCTGCAAGCCGAGCTGGCGAAGACCAGGGCCGCGCTGGACGTGGTGGGAAACGCACACGCGCTCTTGGGGCTGCTCTCCGAGAGCGCGGAGCAGACACGCGACGGCAGGCCGCGCAGGTGA